From the Papaver somniferum cultivar HN1 chromosome 2, ASM357369v1, whole genome shotgun sequence genome, the window TCCTCTGACAACAGCAAGATATGCATCACAAACTACTCCAACCATTTCTATTCTATAtggttttcttttgttattttcttcatgtttttgctgttcttcttcttttacttgTTCCCAATACTTCTCCATTATGGTTCCATCTTCAACGACCTTATAACCGACTCCCATGCGATAACGACGATGGTGAACATTTCTTGCCATGGCAATAGTTTGTTCAACAAAGGGTTCCCATGAAAGTGTACCATCCATAATAACATCGCGTCCTTCATTCAATGCCGTTACAAGGAGTGATGAAGCTGCATCAGTTGACGATTGATGTACCTGGATTTTGTTTAACAATTTGAttacaatttttctttttctcttttttaataagaaaggaattatattaataaaaattaagaGATTACACCCACTTTTCTCACTAATGAGAGTTTCTACCCAACTTGGCAGAGATTGAGACCACACTACATTGGTTTGGCTGTTTCTAGCCTCCTTGGCTAATAAGTCAGCTACCTCATTAGTCTCCCTAGGTACATACTTGCATCTCCATTGATTAAAAGACTTGAGCAGTTCTTGACAATCCATAATAATAATGTTGTTTGTAGTCCAACTAACAACTCCTACTTTGCCATTTATGGCATTTATTACATTTAAACTATCACCTTCTAGATTACAATCTATTAGTTAGAGTCTTTTCAGAAATGTGGATTGTGTTGTAAATAATTTAAAATATATCTTTCACATTACGAATAAAATAATTGACAATCTTATTTGGACGTTATTTTACAAGATTTTCACCAATTTTTATATAGAGTCCAAAAAACAAAGaatttgaagataatattttgatgataaatATTTTGAGTACAAGTATACAACTATTTATGTAGGTTTTCTCGAAAGGGAATATGAAAATTTTGAGGTGTACCAATACAGAAATCTATCGGCAGGTATTGTGATTTGttttatatactccctccgtacctattatataggcggagtttAAAAATTTTGTAGTACCATTAGATAGGCGGAGCTCCACTTCCAAAGTTGTTTTTTCCACATACATTCCTATTAATAATGCATGAGTATCATACAATCCAGTTTTACATGTGAGATAGAGATATGTAAAATAATATTTGTATTGGAACAAGGTAAGAATAAATTTGGAAAGTAAAAGGAAATTTATAAAAAACTAAACattttcttattctaagagaatactacttctccgcctatataataggtacggagggagtagaaTGATACTCCCTCAAACCGTTTGGTATCcctttataatattttttttccggTATGGTTACTCTTTTTTGAAAATGACAGTCGCATCTGATCTGCTATCGAGGACCGGACCAGAACTCAATATTATAAGGGGACTTTGTCTGGCATTTGCCCAGCTATCCTAGCATTTCCATACAGGCATACAGTGACATAGACATGGGCACGTCCCCTTATTAGAATAAGAAATAGGGATAAACACTGACCAGTTCAGCTGTTTGGAGCATGTCCGGATGGTGGCCTCGAGAGCTAAGAGCTTTATAAATGACGTCAGTTTCTTTAAAGGCATCAGCCTCGACAATCACCGCATTTCCAGCAGCACCTCCCCAAAATGATCTGTGTATGTACCAAAACATAATAAATGCAGTCAGCCCTCAGACAATAGAAAGACGTGGAAAATCCAACTCAAATTCAAGACACGAATAGTACCCGTCAAGCTTATTTCTAATGTCTGAAGAAGCACTAGATTAATCTGCTAGTCGGTTTGCTCCCCAAATGCTAGTGTAAGATTTACCTGACCCACTATTACTCAAGGCTGTTATAGGGGGTGAGAAAATTTCACCGGTACCACTAAATTCATATAAACAAAACATTCGTCACCACCTATTGGATCTATTACATCTGTAATCACAATGGAATTTGGTAAACCTGCATCAACCTTGTAATTATTTACTTGGTGCATCAGCCAGAACGTTGAATAGGCCAAGAAAAGCATACTAGAAGGAAAAATCTGAACATAACCTATTGTTTGTTTGGCCAAAAACATTCGATCGACCAGTTTCTGTGGTAAACGGTTGGTCTAAGTCAAAGAGTGTAGAATCTAGAAGTACTTGTAGTTGAGAGGGAAGCACGTCTGTTATGCCCTAGTGGACATACTTTAATCACAAAAGAAGtcggttttcattttcaatttcaatgATCTGATAATGCGATGTATATGTATTTTGGTGGTGTTTTTTTTAGGTGGGTGCCCAACAACCATAACCATAAGAAAAAATTCTAATATTCCGCTTTAATAATTCCCCCACTATTGATTCTATCAATGGTTAACACttaaaaataatattttgattaCTTAATAATGTAGGTACTTACTCGCTGCTTAGTATTTCTTTAAGCACTGTACTTTTTCCGGCTCCCATTCCACCACCCATCAAGAGAAGAACTGGGCTTCTCTGGCTATGTGCGGCTGGTACCATCACGTCGTTGCAGTGTGGGTCATTCTTTAGTGTTCTAATTGCTTTCAGTTCCTCAACTAGTGTTGAAAAAACTCTTGCCACTTTCAAGTTTTTCGTCACTCTCTCAAATCTTTGCTTCctacaaaatcaaaattaaagtTCCAACATTAAACTTCTTGTTTGTCCCTGTTTAAGCTTGAGtcatgttaacttgtatacccgtatacatgttaaggttcattaaaataaaaattctttgtattggaaacaagatttgtttgttttattgcaatGAAAACAACGTTTCTTTGCATTGGGAACATGGTTTGTTGTTTTTAGTACCAGAATAACCAATTTCTAGTAGAATAAGACCAAAAAATACAATTTTCAATACTCTAAAATACTTttttattaaaccttaacatgtatacgggtatacaagttaacaaaagcCTATAAATTTTTACTCAAAAATACTTCTCAAcatatatttgtgattaaaagatAGGAAAACAAATTTGCTCGTGGGGAAACTTTGTGCACATAACTGTCGATGACTCATTAGGAGATAAGGACCAATCAGTACAATCTAATACTGTAGTATCATTGATATGATTGCGGAATTTAATAATTCTTGTTGTGCGGTCTATAACTTTGATTGTTGGAAGTTCcttaaaagaagtgaagtgaaataaaTATTCATTTATTTTAATATAATATATGTTATTtcccgttcctttttaataggttggttttgtttttagagaaatttaaggatattaagagaactaatcattgaaagtggttctCATGACACttctcaataaaagaagtgaagtgaaatagtCCCCATTACACttatcagcaaaagaagtaaagtgaaatggtccccatgacacttgtcatcaaaagaagttaagagaaaagtggtcccaaaaaattaaagtaacatttgactttcccaattagaaaaccagtctatttttttgaaacatttatttatacaaaccagcctattaaaaaagtaACAGAGGCAGTATCTAATAAAGaggtaaaacaaaataaaattgataCGAGTATATGATAAAGTTTTTTTTAAACGTTAAACAATCAACTCACCTAGTTGCTTCCATGACCATGTTTTTGAGCTTCCCTTGCTGCTCAGAATCTACATTTAGCACCTGAAATTAAACATAAACCATGAATATTCAAAGTAGAATAAGCTCTGGTAGAATGAAGCTTCTAGTGTTTTTTTGTTGGGTATACATTAGTATATTTACCTGACTAATCATAAGAGTAGCATGGCTCCAATGAAATGCAAAGTAACCTAATATGCATCTATCAAACTCTTCCAAGAGTTTGGGATACAATACATCGGCATCTTGGCTTCCCTTAGCTAATAACCCATACATTTCTGCTTCACATCCTTCGGTTTTCTTTAGATATTCTTCTGCCAATTTACATATTTTATCACACTCATTTGTACTTCCAAGACCCATCTGTCTTCCTAGTTATAGAATTCATCAAAACAGAATGAGAATACAGAAATGATTTGAAAATGGGCCATTCATTAAGATTTAAAAATCATAAATTAACTTGTTCTAAGATGACAATGTGCAGGATTAATATTACCTACATAGTGGGAGAACCGCTCCAGTTTATGAACACGACCGGAATCCGTCAAGTGTAACCGAGGAACGATCCTATTAGCAAAGGTATCTTTCATTGATGGCTGCATTCGATTGCGATGATAATGCATGGCAATGATAAATAAGACAAATCCAATTAAAGATGTGATAGAAATCACTAAGAAGATAAGAGAATTGTTTGGAGAACCATTATCTAAAATTAATTTGATCAGTTCATGAAAAGAGGATGAGAAAATGGGTTGGTTTTTATAAACTAGTTTCAATGAAAGAAGAGAGAaggaaagacaagagaaaattaggAGTGCTGATGAAAAATAAGTCAATAAAAGAAGGGAGACTTTCTTGACCTAATACTTCCTCTCATTGCATGACctatagacaaaaaaaaaacaaaaaaaaaaagaagaagaaggcaaTTAACCTGAAGTTGACCAAAAATAAGAGAAAATGTAATAGAACTTTACATTTTGTTGAATGAATGCATGCGACAGCAAGATACAGGGGAAGTGGAAAAAGAACGAAACCGAGAAAGGAGAATGCAGAGAAAGAGAAGTATCAAAATTCAATATTGAGGTCAACACCTATTTTTGTAAACGGAAGATTCTACACCACTTGTTTCGAGTAAAATTTGGATTACTGATTGTTTTACACGTTTATACGACGTGTCCGTAAGCAATGACGACCTAGAACTCTTCCTTGTCTAGGATTATACTTTTTAACTTCAAAGATTGTCTATGCCGTCTAGGACTGCGGCAAGTTATTTTAAGGAGGGAATTTTCTGGATCCGGGAAGAAATATGCAGCAACAAGTGGTTGGTTCCATGGAAAAGAGAAATGGACCAAATGGTAGAGCAATTTCTCCGTGATTTATATGGGCTGATATCGTTTGGCCGAACCAACGGTCAGGATCGCTTTaatttttttgtcctatatgaaatgGTCTCAGTCCCTAATAATCTGGTATCAGCCCATATAAATCGTGCATTTCTAAACCGCACCATTACAGCAGTAAGGACTAAGGTTAATATACTGACACAGCCTGCAACCATTAGTTGAAAGATGGCTATTGCTACTGATACTCAGAATTAGGATCCACTTGAAACTCAAGGATATTGTCCTCGAAACCAATCAGCTCGACATCGAACCCCATTTTGACTTCATGTGGAAATAGAGAAAGACAACTGATACTAGCAAAATTTGGAAGTACAGGTGAGTTCACGCTTCAATAGAGAGATGTTCATAAAACAAATACTACTGTATAACAAAAATCAATAACTTAGGCTCATGAATACAAACTATATACTACTACGTTTCATAATCAGCTATGAAACACAAAACTTCATTTACTACAAGCTCAAATTTTATCAAAATTCTATATACATGACCTGATGAACTGACATATTAAATTGTTTCCTTGCGACACCCCTCTATTGAACAGCATAGCTGAAGTATCTTACGCAGGGAGAAAAAAACTATAGTACAACATAGATTTCTTTTACAAGTAACGTTTGGGTACCTCCTAAAATTCAAACTTCTTTCTCTCTTCAAATTTCATTTTCAGATCTTCTTCTGGTGGCATCTTTCCGCCACCTAGTAAGGTTGCACACCACCATGCCATGAGTTCATCCTGTTAAATATCAGGAGGGGCATATTACATGACTACAAAGATTAACGgaaaaataaatttgatatactCTCACAGTTTTGCCTAGTTAGGAATCTAATCATGAAAGAGTTTTTTTACTTCAGATCTTTTACAATGTTCACATAGAGTAGAATGCTGTAGATTTGAGTGGCAAGTTTTACCTCTGTGTAGTCGTGGTTTGAGACAAAACGATTTTCAATAAAGCATTTGAAACCAGCTATGTCCACTGAAAGGGAAAGTTTGTGACTACCCAGTGATCCCTCTCCTGGTTTTCCTAAAAGAAacacgaaaaaaaaaaagaaaaaaaaaagtaaacagaAGTAAGAGATTAATCTAGTATACCAAGTTTATGGATCCCAATCATTTGAATCATAATTACACATTCACAAATTACAGTGTAAATAAATTCTGTTATAAATTTACCATTAATGCGTGCTACGAAATAACCTGTGCCCCCTAGTCCTTCGTCCCACTTCCGTAGTCGCAGCCGTAAAAAAAAACCGTCGATACAAGCAAATGGCATTGGTGATTTCATCCATCTATGTCCACAAAACATAACTAGTAATCAGTTTCAAAGATATTTCTAGCTGAATTTTTTCCAAATAAATTTTTTACAACAAACAACTACTTCAAAATGAGAGCGCTACTTACTTGAGCACGTCAGTGCGAGTTAAACGAAGCCTTTTTACAGCTTCAAAGGTTCCTCTTGGCACGGCAGGAATGTGTCGATGGACAAAGTTGCAAAAAGCTGCgatttgattttcttttgatacATTATCTGTAGAACCCGAAGCAGTCTGCTTCCCTTTCATTACGAAATCTTTGGAAGttttcttccttgacacttcatGATCTTTCTCAACCAAGGTCCTTTCATCAAGTATCACTGTTCCGCTCGTTATTGAGTTGACATTTTTACCCACGTTGGCTTCAGCATCTACCCTCGTTTTATTCCCATCAGAAGTTGTAATTGCAATCTGGCACTGAAAATCAACATTTTCAGATGAATTTTTCCTGCCACCAGATTGGTATTCTTTTCTGGAGAAAGAGCATGGACATGAAATGGCCCAATGATCTAGCTGAAAACAGCGAATGCACAAGCAAGCCGATACTTCTTTCCCGTCAAATGGATGTGCTTTTTTGTAAATCTCCTCAATCTCGGATCCAGTTATTCGCGTGCAGTCATGTAACTTGTGACCTTTTATGCCACAAAAGAAACAAATTGTGGTTGCATGGCTTGTACTACCACCTGCTCCTGACAGAATGATGTTTCTTAAAGCATCCAGTCTCCAAGTCAAGGTAGAAACCAATGCCTCtgaatttttgaatctttgagaATGTTTGGCTATATTTTTTAGCTTACATTTGGATTTATCCAGATCACCACTTTTAATTCTCTTAAAACCGAAGGATCCATAAGTATTTATCacaaaattttgagtttttgtaCTTCTACCATCAGCTGTGTCCTCCATAGAAGGCTTAGAACTACTCTCAGAAACATTCTTCTCCTTCCGTGAAACTACAGAATTTTGAGCATTGGAAATAATCTTGTTGTGGTTGTTCGGACCCTCAGAAGGTGAATTTAGATTCTGTTGACGTTTCTTAGGCAAACCCATCATGAGGCCAGAAACTTTTGGAGAAAATCTTGTTATCCATAAGTTCCCAAGAGAATCACTTCTATTGATCACATCGTTGAATGCCTTGTTTGAAAGATTAACAGAGCCAAGTTTACTGTTTTCTTTCCCTTCAGATGGAGAGCCAGGATCACTACGCGGAGAGGAACTTACCGAGATTACTCCATTTTTCTTGAGATTAGATGCCATGCTACAGAAATTTCTGTTCTTGGCACTTCCATCTCCCCATTTTTCCTGATCAGAACTTATATTCTCAGAAGGATTATTTGGCAGAGTCGAAGGACCTTCCCCGTCAGATATTCTCTGATCGAACTTGTCATTTGATAAAATGATTTGCTTACACTTGCCATTGTCTTCCCCAGTCGAAGGACTGCTACTGTTGTCAAGTTCCCTTGAGCCTTCTCCTAGCTGACTATCAAGAGTTAATATTCTGTCATCCTGAACCCTTGAGCTAGGACAATACAATgccttgaaaattgtttgaaaacCAGCACTTGTTTCACTCTTTCGATTACAATGATGAGTTTTCATAGTTAGAGCTAATGAAGGTGTATCTTCTGAATTAGATTTTGATAATCCTTTGATCATGTTTGATATCCAATTCATGAAAGAGCTGTCCTGTCGTTGTAAAGGTCCAAAATGAGGACTTTCATGGTGTGTCTGCTTCACTTTCTTGCTCTCTACAATCATTTGCTTTTCAAAGTTCCATTTTCTCTTCCCAGCTGAAAACATCCCGGTGCTATTGCAACTTTCAACACTCTCATGGCTATCATCCTCGTCTTTTAGAATATTTTCACTGATTCCGTCATCACATAAAacattttctttatcttttctctgAGATAACGGATTTTTGCTACTACTTGGGGAGACATCGACTGCTGGAAACTCCGTCGATGAAGCAAGTACTATACCGTTCTGGCAGGGAGAGTCTTTACCTTCTTCAGCAGCATGTTTTGATGCTATGATACCCCCCTTGTCACAAGCGCTTTCATCTTTGAGAAGTTGTAAATCATTTTCAGCGGTTGATTCCTGATTCTGCAAAGGAGAGATAAGTTGAATTTTGTTCGTTTTACATTTCTCATCTTTTTGAATACCCTGAGCTAATTCTAATCTCTCTTCCTCACTTGCATGGGATATTACAAGTGGGTTCTGAGTATCAGAAACTTTGGATTGTTTTAGAGTAGCAACGTCGGGAGAGAATGACCCTTGCATGTCAGACGCATGACTATCTCCACTACGAATAGCTTTGTTGATTTCAGTAGGAGTAGACTTGGCTCCTAAGTTCAAATTCCTGTCTGCTGGTTCTACTCGCGCCAAATAGAACTTTGTCTGATCTGATTTTGATGTGGAGGAACCCCTTATGTCAGTGCCAGGATCTATAGAGGAGCCAAGTAGTTTCATGAGACATCAATAACATATAAAGAAATCACCAAAAAATTGCAGCCGTATGTATGACTACCTGGCATAGGAGCTCTTTCAGTTTGATGAAACATATCCACTTCCTCTTTTCCTGGATGAACACCTTCCGCATCTGTATTTGAAAATGTAAATTTCATTTTACTGGTCATCTCTTCTAAGCCACCACTTGATCCTGCTAAAACATTTTTTTCATCAGAGTTTTTAGACATGCCCCACAAGGGGAAAAAGTCTCAGAgtgaaactttaaaaaaaaaaatgctgaTATCAAACATAATACCCAAATTCTGTTCATGGGTTGTTTGTCTGCCAGATAGGTGAGGTACTACCTGTGGTGCTTCTTGGAGACCTGACTAGGTTTGCTTCAGAAAGTTTACAACGCAAATGGGGTTCCATTTGCGATGAAGCCAAGATTTCTTCATCCACATTTGTATATTCTTTAGCTTCCTTGGCCGTGATACTTTGAGTTGGTGAATGTACCAGAGTATTTGATGCGACACCACACAAAAAGGAAAAGTTTTTCTCGGGTAAGTTACAATCAGCAGATTTAAGACTCGCCCCTTTCTGTGGAGACCAAACTAGTTCGGATAACGGGGTAGAAGTCACAAAGATCATATCTGCACTAGAACCTGCATTTGCACCTGCACTGGAATTGTTATTTGATCCTACGTGTGTGCTTTGATTGCCGGGACCTATTGAAAGTCCCAAATCTGTCACTGGTTCCTCTTTGTTATCATCCATGCTATTCTGTAGGACAACTTGCTCAGTGTGGAATCCTGAGAGTCGGACCAAGTCTAAGGCAATCCCCCCCACCTGGACTTTGGGAGTACATGCTTTTAGTGCAAAAGACGTAACCATTGAATTTTTATCAAGTGAAACATAAGAAATTAATTCGACATCAACTCTAATTagaaaaatatttgaacaaataaATTTACTTTAATGTACTTTGTCCATCACTCCTCCAGGATGCAAGAAATTCTCTAGAAATTGAGCGAAACTCccaacaaataaataaatcataCAAAACAGATTTATCTTATGATGTGATTTTACTTTTACATACCCCCAACAAAGAGGTTTAGAAAAGTTAAGTAGCTTCAAAAATACCAACTCGTCATGTTTTAAGCATGACAGGGAAGTGTACTCACATTGCAGAGTCGTAGTTGAGCCCATTAAGGTGACGAGTTGGAGTTATAATTAGTTAGAACATAAGTTTCAGGTGGAGTTGAATTGAGCAAAACTTAGAATTAGACACTCAGATGGATATCAGCTGGCAATGAACAGAGGTTGGCTAACATGATTAATCCACAGATAGGAGTTGTATGCGAAGATGATTGCGTTTAAATCTGTGACCCATCACAGATTGGTTTCACTAGATAAGATAGAATTCTTGCTGGCATCCTATTGCATGAATGGACTAAGATGAGCATCATCCATGGAATTCAAAATTCCAATTAATTAGTCACTACCATGGGGTCTAGGAACTGAACTTATTATGGTGGAGGCTCCACATATTAGTACTTTTGACCtcaatttgatttctttttttgaaGTAAACAAACGGAGCCTGCTGGTAAACTAGTTCTTTTCCCAGTCAGAGTGTACACCAAAAAACTAAACTCATTTGAGAATAAATAAGATGTGCAAGtgaattgtgatgaaaatttaaAGGACAATGAGTTCCCAACTAATAAGGACAACATCTTCATAAATGATTGCCCACATCTATTTAATGACAATGGACCACATGCATATGTCTGTCTTGACTTCCATTGGCAATGCCGTACTATTAATCCTATCTTAAAAGATTCTCTACATTTCTTTCTCCCCTACAGAATTCAAAAAGGGGGAAAGGGGAAGATTTCATATAGCTCTCTTTTGTAGAGAACAATATCCTCTGCGAACAAGTGGAATGGATATCCCACGACCATTACTTTTACCAGTATCAAATCAATGACAATAATTTTGAAAATGATATCCATACCCCAATTTACCCAGTATAAAATCGAGCAGTTTGCAAACAAGGGCGACTAACTGTGTCGGGTCCACTGTGCCCTACTACCCTGTGCTTTAGGACATCATTCCCATCGTTTGTCCAATGTTGGTTAAGAAGAGGCTGGGTCAGTCAAACAGAGTATGAAGCTTTTCTATAATTTTGACAATCATTTTTCCACTGTACACACTTATATTCCCTCCAAGATTAATTGAGctatttgtagtttgcacaaattttaaggcatGGAGGAAAGGGcctatgtttaagtatttttttttacaattatgtCCTCATATATAATAAccagtaaaacttagaaatgatttatctcttaaactatacgacgatttttcgtaaattttataccgttgggaagcattttaaaacacctacgtaacgagtataaacataactatcaaattatacatatttcttatagtaacaataatcaattaaaaggatatttTAGAAATAACCTCTTGATTAGTGAAACATCTCAATTATTTATTGGACAAAGTGTAAAACCAAATAGCTCAATTAAtcttggacggagggagtagttaaAGAACCTCAGAATTatgatgtactccctccgtcctagtttacttgctaAAATTGGTCATTTTTTTGTCCTAATTTACTTGAAAAGTTTCATATTTTCCCCCATTTTAACCTAATTTACCTCTATATTAAAATCAGGTCATGGTATTGAGAATTATGTGCAATTCTATTTCACATGCAGATCATAAATACTCTTTTTCTCTCTCTACATCATAAATACTCCTCTCCTCTCTCTATATAACAAGAGAGGTGCGGGTTTTGACGCAATTTTTTTTGGTGTTGAATTCTTTTTTAAATAGTAAACCTAAAAACTACATATGTGTCTTAAATGTAGCTTGGGAGCAATTTTGGAAAAAAAGCCCTCTCTCTACTTTCCTTAATCTCTGTGCAAAACCCAATTTTAGCAAGGAGGGAGTATTTTAGTACACACTCTGGGATTCTATAAAATAAATGCAAGAAATTCCTAGCGCAACGGGTTTCGATTATCAGAAATTGGACTCTAAGTCATCTGAGTGATCTAACGGTAATTGCAGACAATAAATTTGATACTATCAGCGCAAAAGGTGccttatttttgttttaggattccTAAAATTTTCACTCAGATTAGCAAGTTATTCCAAATTAAGTGCTATCACATTAGAGCTCAATCTCTCCGCATAAAAACAACCCTAAATAGAGTTCCAATCCACAATCAACATAGGGACGACTCAAAATTACACAGGCATCTTAAACATCCATATAACTAAACCGACACAAGACATATAATAACAGAATCCAAACTTGT encodes:
- the LOC113349988 gene encoding uncharacterized protein LOC113349988 isoform X2, which encodes MVTSFALKACTPKVQVGGIALDLVRLSGFHTEQVVLQNSMDDNKEEPVTDLGLSIGPGNQSTHVGSNNNSSAGANAGSSADMIFVTSTPLSELVWSPQKGASLKSADCNLPEKNFSFLCGVASNTLVHSPTQSITAKEAKEYTNVDEEILASSQMEPHLRCKLSEANLVRSPRSTTGSSGGLEEMTSKMKFTFSNTDAEGVHPGKEEVDMFHQTERAPMPDPGTDIRGSSTSKSDQTKFYLARVEPADRNLNLGAKSTPTEINKAIRSGDSHASDMQGSFSPDVATLKQSKVSDTQNPLVISHASEEERLELAQGIQKDEKCKTNKIQLISPLQNQESTAENDLQLLKDESACDKGGIIASKHAAEEGKDSPCQNGIVLASSTEFPAVDVSPSSSKNPLSQRKDKENVLCDDGISENILKDEDDSHESVESCNSTGMFSAGKRKWNFEKQMIVESKKVKQTHHESPHFGPLQRQDSSFMNWISNMIKGLSKSNSEDTPSLALTMKTHHCNRKSETSAGFQTIFKALYCPSSRVQDDRILTLDSQLGEGSRELDNSSSPSTGEDNGKCKQIILSNDKFDQRISDGEGPSTLPNNPSENISSDQEKWGDGSAKNRNFCSMASNLKKNGVISVSSSPRSDPGSPSEGKENSKLGSVNLSNKAFNDVINRSDSLGNLWITRFSPKVSGLMMGLPKKRQQNLNSPSEGPNNHNKIISNAQNSVVSRKEKNVSESSSKPSMEDTADGRSTKTQNFVINTYGSFGFKRIKSGDLDKSKCKLKNIAKHSQRFKNSEALVSTLTWRLDALRNIILSGAGGSTSHATTICFFCGIKGHKLHDCTRITGSEIEEIYKKAHPFDGKEVSACLCIRCFQLDHWAISCPCSFSRKEYQSGGRKNSSENVDFQCQIAITTSDGNKTRVDAEANVGKNVNSITSGTVILDERTLVEKDHEVSRKKTSKDFVMKGKQTASGSTDNVSKENQIAAFCNFVHRHIPAVPRGTFEAVKRLRLTRTDVLKWMKSPMPFACIDGFFLRLRLRKWDEGLGGTGYFVARINGKPGEGSLGSHKLSLSVDIAGFKCFIENRFVSNHDYTEDELMAWWCATLLGGGKMPPEEDLKMKFEERKKFEF
- the LOC113349988 gene encoding uncharacterized protein LOC113349988 isoform X1 codes for the protein MVTSFALKACTPKVQVGGIALDLVRLSGFHTEQVVLQNSMDDNKEEPVTDLGLSIGPGNQSTHVGSNNNSSAGANAGSSADMIFVTSTPLSELVWSPQKGASLKSADCNLPEKNFSFLCGVASNTLVHSPTQSITAKEAKEYTNVDEEILASSQMEPHLRCKLSEANLVRSPRSTTAGSSGGLEEMTSKMKFTFSNTDAEGVHPGKEEVDMFHQTERAPMPDPGTDIRGSSTSKSDQTKFYLARVEPADRNLNLGAKSTPTEINKAIRSGDSHASDMQGSFSPDVATLKQSKVSDTQNPLVISHASEEERLELAQGIQKDEKCKTNKIQLISPLQNQESTAENDLQLLKDESACDKGGIIASKHAAEEGKDSPCQNGIVLASSTEFPAVDVSPSSSKNPLSQRKDKENVLCDDGISENILKDEDDSHESVESCNSTGMFSAGKRKWNFEKQMIVESKKVKQTHHESPHFGPLQRQDSSFMNWISNMIKGLSKSNSEDTPSLALTMKTHHCNRKSETSAGFQTIFKALYCPSSRVQDDRILTLDSQLGEGSRELDNSSSPSTGEDNGKCKQIILSNDKFDQRISDGEGPSTLPNNPSENISSDQEKWGDGSAKNRNFCSMASNLKKNGVISVSSSPRSDPGSPSEGKENSKLGSVNLSNKAFNDVINRSDSLGNLWITRFSPKVSGLMMGLPKKRQQNLNSPSEGPNNHNKIISNAQNSVVSRKEKNVSESSSKPSMEDTADGRSTKTQNFVINTYGSFGFKRIKSGDLDKSKCKLKNIAKHSQRFKNSEALVSTLTWRLDALRNIILSGAGGSTSHATTICFFCGIKGHKLHDCTRITGSEIEEIYKKAHPFDGKEVSACLCIRCFQLDHWAISCPCSFSRKEYQSGGRKNSSENVDFQCQIAITTSDGNKTRVDAEANVGKNVNSITSGTVILDERTLVEKDHEVSRKKTSKDFVMKGKQTASGSTDNVSKENQIAAFCNFVHRHIPAVPRGTFEAVKRLRLTRTDVLKWMKSPMPFACIDGFFLRLRLRKWDEGLGGTGYFVARINGKPGEGSLGSHKLSLSVDIAGFKCFIENRFVSNHDYTEDELMAWWCATLLGGGKMPPEEDLKMKFEERKKFEF
- the LOC113349988 gene encoding uncharacterized protein LOC113349988 isoform X3; translated protein: MDDNKEEPVTDLGLSIGPGNQSTHVGSNNNSSAGANAGSSADMIFVTSTPLSELVWSPQKGASLKSADCNLPEKNFSFLCGVASNTLVHSPTQSITAKEAKEYTNVDEEILASSQMEPHLRCKLSEANLVRSPRSTTAGSSGGLEEMTSKMKFTFSNTDAEGVHPGKEEVDMFHQTERAPMPDPGTDIRGSSTSKSDQTKFYLARVEPADRNLNLGAKSTPTEINKAIRSGDSHASDMQGSFSPDVATLKQSKVSDTQNPLVISHASEEERLELAQGIQKDEKCKTNKIQLISPLQNQESTAENDLQLLKDESACDKGGIIASKHAAEEGKDSPCQNGIVLASSTEFPAVDVSPSSSKNPLSQRKDKENVLCDDGISENILKDEDDSHESVESCNSTGMFSAGKRKWNFEKQMIVESKKVKQTHHESPHFGPLQRQDSSFMNWISNMIKGLSKSNSEDTPSLALTMKTHHCNRKSETSAGFQTIFKALYCPSSRVQDDRILTLDSQLGEGSRELDNSSSPSTGEDNGKCKQIILSNDKFDQRISDGEGPSTLPNNPSENISSDQEKWGDGSAKNRNFCSMASNLKKNGVISVSSSPRSDPGSPSEGKENSKLGSVNLSNKAFNDVINRSDSLGNLWITRFSPKVSGLMMGLPKKRQQNLNSPSEGPNNHNKIISNAQNSVVSRKEKNVSESSSKPSMEDTADGRSTKTQNFVINTYGSFGFKRIKSGDLDKSKCKLKNIAKHSQRFKNSEALVSTLTWRLDALRNIILSGAGGSTSHATTICFFCGIKGHKLHDCTRITGSEIEEIYKKAHPFDGKEVSACLCIRCFQLDHWAISCPCSFSRKEYQSGGRKNSSENVDFQCQIAITTSDGNKTRVDAEANVGKNVNSITSGTVILDERTLVEKDHEVSRKKTSKDFVMKGKQTASGSTDNVSKENQIAAFCNFVHRHIPAVPRGTFEAVKRLRLTRTDVLKWMKSPMPFACIDGFFLRLRLRKWDEGLGGTGYFVARINGKPGEGSLGSHKLSLSVDIAGFKCFIENRFVSNHDYTEDELMAWWCATLLGGGKMPPEEDLKMKFEERKKFEF